In Oncorhynchus nerka isolate Pitt River linkage group LG21, Oner_Uvic_2.0, whole genome shotgun sequence, the following are encoded in one genomic region:
- the LOC115103819 gene encoding RAS protein activator like-3-like isoform X3 yields MKMGTNQEAESEPEDKQIAEETGPTEEEKETPAEHPQDAPPPEDVDPLNTYKWHTGAKAATLDGTRGDGGVTASTTIEKAEKTSTTRWSNKMQNWRKALSEDPGERASTVGRGGETPRMEKNPACRKNPFRRAQSEPPGSLFTTQSPSSSAQATLGPGASPEAPEPSLADTPQKGGGGALFRKYIRTVSQKLKRPRLLSRNSHPTLLQECSPDHMAPTGGPRLKGQDGGVRGLIKRRFYGGAMRKSNTQLNTVGLNKGSSRLHGSRESVSIPVSAAGNLDLSADTSTVIRPVHSSILGEKYCFEVINSENNHCFGCTSAAERDRWIEDLRRAAQPNKDNCERTENSLSLWVNEAKDLLPKRRYYCELHLDGTLFARTSSRAVGKPSHHSSLVGDGSSGGVLGGGSGGVVGGCQLFWGEFFELDNLPSVSQITLHLFRDEEPKKKRHSRDESTLHPLGSVAMSLADIRGRAFQEKWHPIIPYKASGAGGTKEQLGPQASLRVKARFQNLQVLPIERYKEFAEFVTVDYVGMCRNLQPLLSVRKKEELAGALVHVLQSIGKAKEFLIELGSAEVERLGEKEALIFRENTLATKAIDEYMKLVGQKYLIDTLGDFITRLYASVDSCEVDPLKCPASELSNNQRHLKESCEEAVQKITEMHGSFPEELNRIFSSWVELCEEQGRPGIGQRLISASLFLRFLCPAILSPSLFGLTQPYPEPATLRTLTFTAKVIQNLANFTLFGEKEEYMLFMNDFLQQHWERMRCFLQTVSSPDIEIPMTSFDGYVDLPLRLAVLHSLLVDIISPMKQDTIDKLHPLPSILNQITESLGPDALRITVSSNIGHSKPTYVPPKDVSKYSPLHNSLQQLPTDVKAGQRKESFQGVKRDRMSARERKPVSRTQSAPHRRQMDPKQQLRRQSSTENLPPEDQEAEQEANPPLDISSPQNSVGVKAPPAPVPWIKVSQSKETYERKVENEEMNPPCPHAQELSELRLGLEQVTESELEMAKRLEDFIVQSQDQNAVLLAEVNELRHHLAVREEQLASATFRLGVIEEEREEDERRLNVAVAAAERMNVLEEQFADLLKDRYQLSGDYTGDQSNTQYPGVGANHVNSI; encoded by the exons ATGAAAATGGGCACAAACCAGGAGGCTGAATCTGAGCCAGAAGATAAACAGATTGCAGAGGAGACGGGCcccacagaggaggagaaggagacaccTGCTGAGCATCCTCAAGACGCCCCTCCTCCTGAGGACGTCGACCCTCTCAACACCTACAAGTGGCACACTGGAGCCAAGGCAGCAACCCTCGACGGGacgagaggagatggtggagtcaCAGCATCAACAACAATAGAGAAGGCGGAGAAGACCTCCACCACCAGATGGAGTAATAAGATGCAGAACTGGCGGAAAGCCCTGAGCGAGGATCCCGGGGAAAGAGCCTCAACCGTTGGACGAGGAGGGGAGACCCCCAGGATGGAGAAGAACCCTGCCTGCAGGAAGAACCCCTTCAGAAGGGCCCAGTCTGAGCCTCCGGGGTCGTTGTTCACTACCCAGTCCCCCTCCTCTTCAGCCCAGGCAACATTGGGACCGGGGGCAAGCCCAGAGGCACCGGAACCATCCCTCGCAGACACGCCACAGAAAGGGGGCGGAGGGGCACTGTTCAGGAAGTACATACGCACCGTCTCGCAGAAGCTCAAGAGGCCCCGGCTGCTGAGCAGAAACAGCCACCCGACCCTCCTACAAG AATGCAGCCCCGACCACATGGCCCCCACTGGAGGCCCCAGACTGAAGGGCCAAGATGGAGGAGTGAGG GGACTGATCAAGCGGCGTTTCTATGGTGGAGCCATGCGAAAGAGCAATACCCAGTTAAACACCGTTGGGTTGAACAAAGGGAGCAG cAGGCTCCATGGCTCACGGGAGTCCGTGTCCATCCCAGTCAGCGCTGCAGGAAACCTGGATCTGAGCGCAGACACCAGTACGGTCATCAGGCCTGTACACAGCTCCATCCTCGGGGAGAAGTACTGCTTTGAG GTGATAAACTCAGAGAACAACCACTGTTTTGGGTGCACCTCAGCTGCTGAGCGGGACCGCTGGATAGAGGACCTGAGACGGGCTGCTCAGCCCAATAAG GACAACTGTGAGCGGACAGAGAACTCCCTCAGTCTGTGGGTGAACGAGGCCAAGGACTTGCTCCCCAAGAGGCGATACTACTGCGAGCTGCACCTGGACGGCACCCTGTTCGCCCGAACCAGTAGCCGAGCCGTGGGCAAGCCTTCCCATCACTCCAGCTTGGTTGGTGATGGATCCTCTGGTGGGGTGCTCGGGGGGGGCAGCGGCGGGGTGGTCGGAGGCTGCCAGCTGTTCTGGGGAGAGTTTTTTGAGCTGGACAACTTGCCGTCGGTCTCCCAGATCACCCTGCACCTCTTCCGCGATGAGGAGCCCAAGAAGAAGCGTCACTCCCGGGATGAGTCCACCCTGCATCCCCTTGGCAGTGTGGCCATGTCCCTGGCCGACATCCGTGGAAGGGCCTTCCAGGAGAAGTGGCACCCGATTATTCCCTACAAGGCGTCTGGTGCCGGAGGGACGAAGGAGCAACTGGGGCCCCAAGCGTCGCTCCGTGTCAAGGCCCGCTTTCAGAACCTGCAGGTGCTGCCCATCGAGAGGTATAAGGAGTTTGCAGAGTTTGTGACAGTGGACTATGTGGGAATGTGCAGGAACCTGCAGCCACTGCTGtcagtcaggaagaaggaggaacTAGCCGGGGCACTGGTCCATGTCTTGCAAAGCATTGGCAAGGCCAAG GAGTTCCTTATCGAGTTGGGTAGTGCAGAGGTGGAGCGCCTTGGGGAGAAAGAGGCGTTGATCTTCAGGGAGAACACGCTGGCCACCAAGGCCATTGATGAGTACATGAAGCTGGTGGGCCAGAAGTACCTCATCGACACCCTGG GGGACTTCATCACTCGACTGTATGCCTCAGTAGACAGCTGTGAAGTGGACCCTCTCAAATGCCCCGCCTCCGAGCTGTCAAACAACCAGCGGCACCTGAAGGAGAGCTGTGAGGAGGCAGTGCAGAAAATCACTGAGATGCACGG GTCTTTCCCTGAAGAGCTGAACAGGATCTTCTCCAGCTGGGTGGAGCTGTGCGAGGAGCAGGGACGACCTGGAATCGGCCAGCGCCTCATCTCTGCCTCGCTATTCCTCCGTTTCCTGTGTCCCGCCATCCTCAGCCCCTCCCTGTTTGGTTTGACACAGCCCTACCCGGAGCCGGCCACGCTGCGCACCCTCACCTTCACCGCCAAGGTCATCCAGAACCTGGCCAACTTCACCCT GTttggggagaaggaggagtaCATGTTGTTCATGAATGACTTCCTGCAGCAGCACTGGGAGAGGATGAGGTGCTTCCTTCAGACAGTGTCCAGCCCAGACATAGAGATCCCAATGACATCCTTCGATGGCTATGTTGACTTGCCTCTGCGTCTGGCTGTCCTACACAGCCTGCTGGTCGACATAATTTCCCCAATGAAGCAG GACACCATAGACAAATTGCACCCTCTGCCTTCAatcctgaaccagattacagaatCTCTGGGCCCAGATGCTCTACGGATTACTGTTAGCAG CAACATTGGTCATTCCAAGCCGACCTACGTGCCCCCTAAAGACGTGAGCAAGTACAGCCCTCTGCACAACTCCCTGCAGCAGCTGCCTACGGATGTGAAGGCCGGCCAGCGGAAAGAAAGTTTCCAGGGGGTCAAGCGAGACAGGATGAGTGCCAGAGAGAGGAAGCCAGTATCCAGGACCCAGAGTGCTCCGCACAGACGGCAGATGGACCCCAAACAGCAACTGAGGAGACAGAGCAGCACTGAAAATCTGCCGCCGGAGGACCAAGAGGCAGAGCAGGAAGCCAACCCTCCGCTTGACATTTCATCACCACAGAAC AGTGTCGGTGTAAAGGCTCCTCCTGCTCCAGTGCCTTGGATCAAAGTGTCCCAGAGCAAGGAGACATACGAGAGGAAGGTAGAGAATGAAGAGATGAACCCACCCTGTCCA CATGCACAGGAGCTGTCGGAGCTCCGCCTGGGGCTGGAGCAggtgacagagagtgagttggaGATGGCCAAGCGGCTGGAGGACTTCATTGTCCAAAGTCAAGATCAGAATGCAGTCTTGTTGGCTGAGGTTAACGAACTGCGTCATCATCTGGCTGTCCGTGAGGAACAACTCGCCAGCGCCACTTTCAG GCTGGGGGTTatcgaggaggagagggaggaggatgagaggaggctgaACGTCGCCGTGGCAGCAGCTGAACGAATGAACGTACTG GAGGAGCAGTTTGCAGACCTGCTGAAGGACAGGTACCAGCTCAGTGGAGACTACACCGGTGACCAGAGCAACACACAGTACCCTGGGGTCGGGGCCAATCATGTCAACAGCATCTGA
- the LOC115103819 gene encoding RAS protein activator like-3-like isoform X2 — MKMGTNQEAESEPEDKQIAEETGPTEEEKETPAEHPQDAPPPEDVDPLNTYKWHTGAKAATLDGTRGDGGVTASTTIEKAEKTSTTRWSNKMQNWRKALSEDPGERASTVGRGGETPRMEKNPACRKNPFRRAQSEPPGSLFTTQSPSSSAQATLGPGASPEAPEPSLADTPQKGGGGALFRKYIRTVSQKLKRPRLLSRNSHPTLLQDAGGSGLAAASLELARLSWAPPQDVPVWDINNCVLEDGQILITPEEEPMMWTRNRVSSCLSNLSMQNLVDVNMECSPDHMAPTGGPRLKGQDGGVRGLIKRRFYGGAMRKSNTQLNTVGLNKGSRLHGSRESVSIPVSAAGNLDLSADTSTVIRPVHSSILGEKYCFEVINSENNHCFGCTSAAERDRWIEDLRRAAQPNKDNCERTENSLSLWVNEAKDLLPKRRYYCELHLDGTLFARTSSRAVGKPSHHSSLVGDGSSGGVLGGGSGGVVGGCQLFWGEFFELDNLPSVSQITLHLFRDEEPKKKRHSRDESTLHPLGSVAMSLADIRGRAFQEKWHPIIPYKASGAGGTKEQLGPQASLRVKARFQNLQVLPIERYKEFAEFVTVDYVGMCRNLQPLLSVRKKEELAGALVHVLQSIGKAKEFLIELGSAEVERLGEKEALIFRENTLATKAIDEYMKLVGQKYLIDTLGDFITRLYASVDSCEVDPLKCPASELSNNQRHLKESCEEAVQKITEMHGSFPEELNRIFSSWVELCEEQGRPGIGQRLISASLFLRFLCPAILSPSLFGLTQPYPEPATLRTLTFTAKVIQNLANFTLFGEKEEYMLFMNDFLQQHWERMRCFLQTVSSPDIEIPMTSFDGYVDLPLRLAVLHSLLVDIISPMKQDTIDKLHPLPSILNQITESLGPDALRITVSSNIGHSKPTYVPPKDVSKYSPLHNSLQQLPTDVKAGQRKESFQGVKRDRMSARERKPVSRTQSAPHRRQMDPKQQLRRQSSTENLPPEDQEAEQEANPPLDISSPQNSVGVKAPPAPVPWIKVSQSKETYERKVENEEMNPPCPHAQELSELRLGLEQVTESELEMAKRLEDFIVQSQDQNAVLLAEVNELRHHLAVREEQLASATFRLGVIEEEREEDERRLNVAVAAAERMNVLEEQFADLLKDRYQLSGDYTGDQSNTQYPGVGANHVNSI, encoded by the exons ATGAAAATGGGCACAAACCAGGAGGCTGAATCTGAGCCAGAAGATAAACAGATTGCAGAGGAGACGGGCcccacagaggaggagaaggagacaccTGCTGAGCATCCTCAAGACGCCCCTCCTCCTGAGGACGTCGACCCTCTCAACACCTACAAGTGGCACACTGGAGCCAAGGCAGCAACCCTCGACGGGacgagaggagatggtggagtcaCAGCATCAACAACAATAGAGAAGGCGGAGAAGACCTCCACCACCAGATGGAGTAATAAGATGCAGAACTGGCGGAAAGCCCTGAGCGAGGATCCCGGGGAAAGAGCCTCAACCGTTGGACGAGGAGGGGAGACCCCCAGGATGGAGAAGAACCCTGCCTGCAGGAAGAACCCCTTCAGAAGGGCCCAGTCTGAGCCTCCGGGGTCGTTGTTCACTACCCAGTCCCCCTCCTCTTCAGCCCAGGCAACATTGGGACCGGGGGCAAGCCCAGAGGCACCGGAACCATCCCTCGCAGACACGCCACAGAAAGGGGGCGGAGGGGCACTGTTCAGGAAGTACATACGCACCGTCTCGCAGAAGCTCAAGAGGCCCCGGCTGCTGAGCAGAAACAGCCACCCGACCCTCCTACAAG ATGCGGGTGGGAGTGGGCTTGCAGCTGCGTCCCTAGAGCTAGCCAGGCTGTCATGGGCCCCTCCCCAGGACGTCCCCGTTTGGGACATCAACAACTGTGTCCTGGAGGACGGACAGATCCTCATCACCCCGGAGGAAGAG ccAATGATGTGGACCCGGAACCGAGTCAGCAGCTGCCTGTCAAACCTCAGCATGCAGAACCTGGTAGATGTCAACATGG AATGCAGCCCCGACCACATGGCCCCCACTGGAGGCCCCAGACTGAAGGGCCAAGATGGAGGAGTGAGG GGACTGATCAAGCGGCGTTTCTATGGTGGAGCCATGCGAAAGAGCAATACCCAGTTAAACACCGTTGGGTTGAACAAAGGGAGCAG GCTCCATGGCTCACGGGAGTCCGTGTCCATCCCAGTCAGCGCTGCAGGAAACCTGGATCTGAGCGCAGACACCAGTACGGTCATCAGGCCTGTACACAGCTCCATCCTCGGGGAGAAGTACTGCTTTGAG GTGATAAACTCAGAGAACAACCACTGTTTTGGGTGCACCTCAGCTGCTGAGCGGGACCGCTGGATAGAGGACCTGAGACGGGCTGCTCAGCCCAATAAG GACAACTGTGAGCGGACAGAGAACTCCCTCAGTCTGTGGGTGAACGAGGCCAAGGACTTGCTCCCCAAGAGGCGATACTACTGCGAGCTGCACCTGGACGGCACCCTGTTCGCCCGAACCAGTAGCCGAGCCGTGGGCAAGCCTTCCCATCACTCCAGCTTGGTTGGTGATGGATCCTCTGGTGGGGTGCTCGGGGGGGGCAGCGGCGGGGTGGTCGGAGGCTGCCAGCTGTTCTGGGGAGAGTTTTTTGAGCTGGACAACTTGCCGTCGGTCTCCCAGATCACCCTGCACCTCTTCCGCGATGAGGAGCCCAAGAAGAAGCGTCACTCCCGGGATGAGTCCACCCTGCATCCCCTTGGCAGTGTGGCCATGTCCCTGGCCGACATCCGTGGAAGGGCCTTCCAGGAGAAGTGGCACCCGATTATTCCCTACAAGGCGTCTGGTGCCGGAGGGACGAAGGAGCAACTGGGGCCCCAAGCGTCGCTCCGTGTCAAGGCCCGCTTTCAGAACCTGCAGGTGCTGCCCATCGAGAGGTATAAGGAGTTTGCAGAGTTTGTGACAGTGGACTATGTGGGAATGTGCAGGAACCTGCAGCCACTGCTGtcagtcaggaagaaggaggaacTAGCCGGGGCACTGGTCCATGTCTTGCAAAGCATTGGCAAGGCCAAG GAGTTCCTTATCGAGTTGGGTAGTGCAGAGGTGGAGCGCCTTGGGGAGAAAGAGGCGTTGATCTTCAGGGAGAACACGCTGGCCACCAAGGCCATTGATGAGTACATGAAGCTGGTGGGCCAGAAGTACCTCATCGACACCCTGG GGGACTTCATCACTCGACTGTATGCCTCAGTAGACAGCTGTGAAGTGGACCCTCTCAAATGCCCCGCCTCCGAGCTGTCAAACAACCAGCGGCACCTGAAGGAGAGCTGTGAGGAGGCAGTGCAGAAAATCACTGAGATGCACGG GTCTTTCCCTGAAGAGCTGAACAGGATCTTCTCCAGCTGGGTGGAGCTGTGCGAGGAGCAGGGACGACCTGGAATCGGCCAGCGCCTCATCTCTGCCTCGCTATTCCTCCGTTTCCTGTGTCCCGCCATCCTCAGCCCCTCCCTGTTTGGTTTGACACAGCCCTACCCGGAGCCGGCCACGCTGCGCACCCTCACCTTCACCGCCAAGGTCATCCAGAACCTGGCCAACTTCACCCT GTttggggagaaggaggagtaCATGTTGTTCATGAATGACTTCCTGCAGCAGCACTGGGAGAGGATGAGGTGCTTCCTTCAGACAGTGTCCAGCCCAGACATAGAGATCCCAATGACATCCTTCGATGGCTATGTTGACTTGCCTCTGCGTCTGGCTGTCCTACACAGCCTGCTGGTCGACATAATTTCCCCAATGAAGCAG GACACCATAGACAAATTGCACCCTCTGCCTTCAatcctgaaccagattacagaatCTCTGGGCCCAGATGCTCTACGGATTACTGTTAGCAG CAACATTGGTCATTCCAAGCCGACCTACGTGCCCCCTAAAGACGTGAGCAAGTACAGCCCTCTGCACAACTCCCTGCAGCAGCTGCCTACGGATGTGAAGGCCGGCCAGCGGAAAGAAAGTTTCCAGGGGGTCAAGCGAGACAGGATGAGTGCCAGAGAGAGGAAGCCAGTATCCAGGACCCAGAGTGCTCCGCACAGACGGCAGATGGACCCCAAACAGCAACTGAGGAGACAGAGCAGCACTGAAAATCTGCCGCCGGAGGACCAAGAGGCAGAGCAGGAAGCCAACCCTCCGCTTGACATTTCATCACCACAGAAC AGTGTCGGTGTAAAGGCTCCTCCTGCTCCAGTGCCTTGGATCAAAGTGTCCCAGAGCAAGGAGACATACGAGAGGAAGGTAGAGAATGAAGAGATGAACCCACCCTGTCCA CATGCACAGGAGCTGTCGGAGCTCCGCCTGGGGCTGGAGCAggtgacagagagtgagttggaGATGGCCAAGCGGCTGGAGGACTTCATTGTCCAAAGTCAAGATCAGAATGCAGTCTTGTTGGCTGAGGTTAACGAACTGCGTCATCATCTGGCTGTCCGTGAGGAACAACTCGCCAGCGCCACTTTCAG GCTGGGGGTTatcgaggaggagagggaggaggatgagaggaggctgaACGTCGCCGTGGCAGCAGCTGAACGAATGAACGTACTG GAGGAGCAGTTTGCAGACCTGCTGAAGGACAGGTACCAGCTCAGTGGAGACTACACCGGTGACCAGAGCAACACACAGTACCCTGGGGTCGGGGCCAATCATGTCAACAGCATCTGA
- the LOC115103819 gene encoding RAS protein activator like-3-like isoform X1: MKMGTNQEAESEPEDKQIAEETGPTEEEKETPAEHPQDAPPPEDVDPLNTYKWHTGAKAATLDGTRGDGGVTASTTIEKAEKTSTTRWSNKMQNWRKALSEDPGERASTVGRGGETPRMEKNPACRKNPFRRAQSEPPGSLFTTQSPSSSAQATLGPGASPEAPEPSLADTPQKGGGGALFRKYIRTVSQKLKRPRLLSRNSHPTLLQDAGGSGLAAASLELARLSWAPPQDVPVWDINNCVLEDGQILITPEEEPMMWTRNRVSSCLSNLSMQNLVDVNMECSPDHMAPTGGPRLKGQDGGVRGLIKRRFYGGAMRKSNTQLNTVGLNKGSSRLHGSRESVSIPVSAAGNLDLSADTSTVIRPVHSSILGEKYCFEVINSENNHCFGCTSAAERDRWIEDLRRAAQPNKDNCERTENSLSLWVNEAKDLLPKRRYYCELHLDGTLFARTSSRAVGKPSHHSSLVGDGSSGGVLGGGSGGVVGGCQLFWGEFFELDNLPSVSQITLHLFRDEEPKKKRHSRDESTLHPLGSVAMSLADIRGRAFQEKWHPIIPYKASGAGGTKEQLGPQASLRVKARFQNLQVLPIERYKEFAEFVTVDYVGMCRNLQPLLSVRKKEELAGALVHVLQSIGKAKEFLIELGSAEVERLGEKEALIFRENTLATKAIDEYMKLVGQKYLIDTLGDFITRLYASVDSCEVDPLKCPASELSNNQRHLKESCEEAVQKITEMHGSFPEELNRIFSSWVELCEEQGRPGIGQRLISASLFLRFLCPAILSPSLFGLTQPYPEPATLRTLTFTAKVIQNLANFTLFGEKEEYMLFMNDFLQQHWERMRCFLQTVSSPDIEIPMTSFDGYVDLPLRLAVLHSLLVDIISPMKQDTIDKLHPLPSILNQITESLGPDALRITVSSNIGHSKPTYVPPKDVSKYSPLHNSLQQLPTDVKAGQRKESFQGVKRDRMSARERKPVSRTQSAPHRRQMDPKQQLRRQSSTENLPPEDQEAEQEANPPLDISSPQNSVGVKAPPAPVPWIKVSQSKETYERKVENEEMNPPCPHAQELSELRLGLEQVTESELEMAKRLEDFIVQSQDQNAVLLAEVNELRHHLAVREEQLASATFRLGVIEEEREEDERRLNVAVAAAERMNVLEEQFADLLKDRYQLSGDYTGDQSNTQYPGVGANHVNSI; this comes from the exons ATGAAAATGGGCACAAACCAGGAGGCTGAATCTGAGCCAGAAGATAAACAGATTGCAGAGGAGACGGGCcccacagaggaggagaaggagacaccTGCTGAGCATCCTCAAGACGCCCCTCCTCCTGAGGACGTCGACCCTCTCAACACCTACAAGTGGCACACTGGAGCCAAGGCAGCAACCCTCGACGGGacgagaggagatggtggagtcaCAGCATCAACAACAATAGAGAAGGCGGAGAAGACCTCCACCACCAGATGGAGTAATAAGATGCAGAACTGGCGGAAAGCCCTGAGCGAGGATCCCGGGGAAAGAGCCTCAACCGTTGGACGAGGAGGGGAGACCCCCAGGATGGAGAAGAACCCTGCCTGCAGGAAGAACCCCTTCAGAAGGGCCCAGTCTGAGCCTCCGGGGTCGTTGTTCACTACCCAGTCCCCCTCCTCTTCAGCCCAGGCAACATTGGGACCGGGGGCAAGCCCAGAGGCACCGGAACCATCCCTCGCAGACACGCCACAGAAAGGGGGCGGAGGGGCACTGTTCAGGAAGTACATACGCACCGTCTCGCAGAAGCTCAAGAGGCCCCGGCTGCTGAGCAGAAACAGCCACCCGACCCTCCTACAAG ATGCGGGTGGGAGTGGGCTTGCAGCTGCGTCCCTAGAGCTAGCCAGGCTGTCATGGGCCCCTCCCCAGGACGTCCCCGTTTGGGACATCAACAACTGTGTCCTGGAGGACGGACAGATCCTCATCACCCCGGAGGAAGAG ccAATGATGTGGACCCGGAACCGAGTCAGCAGCTGCCTGTCAAACCTCAGCATGCAGAACCTGGTAGATGTCAACATGG AATGCAGCCCCGACCACATGGCCCCCACTGGAGGCCCCAGACTGAAGGGCCAAGATGGAGGAGTGAGG GGACTGATCAAGCGGCGTTTCTATGGTGGAGCCATGCGAAAGAGCAATACCCAGTTAAACACCGTTGGGTTGAACAAAGGGAGCAG cAGGCTCCATGGCTCACGGGAGTCCGTGTCCATCCCAGTCAGCGCTGCAGGAAACCTGGATCTGAGCGCAGACACCAGTACGGTCATCAGGCCTGTACACAGCTCCATCCTCGGGGAGAAGTACTGCTTTGAG GTGATAAACTCAGAGAACAACCACTGTTTTGGGTGCACCTCAGCTGCTGAGCGGGACCGCTGGATAGAGGACCTGAGACGGGCTGCTCAGCCCAATAAG GACAACTGTGAGCGGACAGAGAACTCCCTCAGTCTGTGGGTGAACGAGGCCAAGGACTTGCTCCCCAAGAGGCGATACTACTGCGAGCTGCACCTGGACGGCACCCTGTTCGCCCGAACCAGTAGCCGAGCCGTGGGCAAGCCTTCCCATCACTCCAGCTTGGTTGGTGATGGATCCTCTGGTGGGGTGCTCGGGGGGGGCAGCGGCGGGGTGGTCGGAGGCTGCCAGCTGTTCTGGGGAGAGTTTTTTGAGCTGGACAACTTGCCGTCGGTCTCCCAGATCACCCTGCACCTCTTCCGCGATGAGGAGCCCAAGAAGAAGCGTCACTCCCGGGATGAGTCCACCCTGCATCCCCTTGGCAGTGTGGCCATGTCCCTGGCCGACATCCGTGGAAGGGCCTTCCAGGAGAAGTGGCACCCGATTATTCCCTACAAGGCGTCTGGTGCCGGAGGGACGAAGGAGCAACTGGGGCCCCAAGCGTCGCTCCGTGTCAAGGCCCGCTTTCAGAACCTGCAGGTGCTGCCCATCGAGAGGTATAAGGAGTTTGCAGAGTTTGTGACAGTGGACTATGTGGGAATGTGCAGGAACCTGCAGCCACTGCTGtcagtcaggaagaaggaggaacTAGCCGGGGCACTGGTCCATGTCTTGCAAAGCATTGGCAAGGCCAAG GAGTTCCTTATCGAGTTGGGTAGTGCAGAGGTGGAGCGCCTTGGGGAGAAAGAGGCGTTGATCTTCAGGGAGAACACGCTGGCCACCAAGGCCATTGATGAGTACATGAAGCTGGTGGGCCAGAAGTACCTCATCGACACCCTGG GGGACTTCATCACTCGACTGTATGCCTCAGTAGACAGCTGTGAAGTGGACCCTCTCAAATGCCCCGCCTCCGAGCTGTCAAACAACCAGCGGCACCTGAAGGAGAGCTGTGAGGAGGCAGTGCAGAAAATCACTGAGATGCACGG GTCTTTCCCTGAAGAGCTGAACAGGATCTTCTCCAGCTGGGTGGAGCTGTGCGAGGAGCAGGGACGACCTGGAATCGGCCAGCGCCTCATCTCTGCCTCGCTATTCCTCCGTTTCCTGTGTCCCGCCATCCTCAGCCCCTCCCTGTTTGGTTTGACACAGCCCTACCCGGAGCCGGCCACGCTGCGCACCCTCACCTTCACCGCCAAGGTCATCCAGAACCTGGCCAACTTCACCCT GTttggggagaaggaggagtaCATGTTGTTCATGAATGACTTCCTGCAGCAGCACTGGGAGAGGATGAGGTGCTTCCTTCAGACAGTGTCCAGCCCAGACATAGAGATCCCAATGACATCCTTCGATGGCTATGTTGACTTGCCTCTGCGTCTGGCTGTCCTACACAGCCTGCTGGTCGACATAATTTCCCCAATGAAGCAG GACACCATAGACAAATTGCACCCTCTGCCTTCAatcctgaaccagattacagaatCTCTGGGCCCAGATGCTCTACGGATTACTGTTAGCAG CAACATTGGTCATTCCAAGCCGACCTACGTGCCCCCTAAAGACGTGAGCAAGTACAGCCCTCTGCACAACTCCCTGCAGCAGCTGCCTACGGATGTGAAGGCCGGCCAGCGGAAAGAAAGTTTCCAGGGGGTCAAGCGAGACAGGATGAGTGCCAGAGAGAGGAAGCCAGTATCCAGGACCCAGAGTGCTCCGCACAGACGGCAGATGGACCCCAAACAGCAACTGAGGAGACAGAGCAGCACTGAAAATCTGCCGCCGGAGGACCAAGAGGCAGAGCAGGAAGCCAACCCTCCGCTTGACATTTCATCACCACAGAAC AGTGTCGGTGTAAAGGCTCCTCCTGCTCCAGTGCCTTGGATCAAAGTGTCCCAGAGCAAGGAGACATACGAGAGGAAGGTAGAGAATGAAGAGATGAACCCACCCTGTCCA CATGCACAGGAGCTGTCGGAGCTCCGCCTGGGGCTGGAGCAggtgacagagagtgagttggaGATGGCCAAGCGGCTGGAGGACTTCATTGTCCAAAGTCAAGATCAGAATGCAGTCTTGTTGGCTGAGGTTAACGAACTGCGTCATCATCTGGCTGTCCGTGAGGAACAACTCGCCAGCGCCACTTTCAG GCTGGGGGTTatcgaggaggagagggaggaggatgagaggaggctgaACGTCGCCGTGGCAGCAGCTGAACGAATGAACGTACTG GAGGAGCAGTTTGCAGACCTGCTGAAGGACAGGTACCAGCTCAGTGGAGACTACACCGGTGACCAGAGCAACACACAGTACCCTGGGGTCGGGGCCAATCATGTCAACAGCATCTGA